The following proteins come from a genomic window of Alnus glutinosa chromosome 10, dhAlnGlut1.1, whole genome shotgun sequence:
- the LOC133880533 gene encoding transcription factor UNE10: MKSDSRRKHKRKREIPFSPPSPEHPLPPATPPSKMSQCVPSWRDSDDNPNPASARLSLRPHSNSTAPADVPMLDYEVAELTWENGQLAMHGLGPPRVPVKSPTCTTSASKYTTWEKPRAGGTLESIVNQATRLSPPHRKTFDGAADLVPWFDHQHRAAVSAVASTTLTMDALVPCSNRTSDVDQGQVVDGLGTCVVGCSTHVGSCSGAKDGDADVVLAGKRATEARVLAEWSSRDQSVTGRATCGMDSQRVTLDSCEMDLGVGITSTSPGSPEHTSSPGEPCTKATTADDHDSVCHSSPQREAGDEGKKKSNGKSSVSTKRSRAAAIHNQSERKRRDKINQRMKTLQKLVPNSSKTDKASMLDEVIEYLKQLQAQVQMMNRMNMQPMMLPMAMQQLPMSMMAPLGMGMGMGIGLGMGMDINTINRPNIAGISPVLHPTAFMPIASWDGSGGDRLQAATSAAVMPDHLSAFLACQSQPMTMDAYSRMAAMYQQQQLQQHQQQQQHQPPPSSSKS; encoded by the exons aTGAAATCTGATTCAAGGCGAAAACATAAGCGAAAGAGAGAAATACCCTTTTCTCCTCCCTCCCCTGAACACCCGTTGCCTCCGGCAACTCCTCCGTCCAAAATGAGCCAGTGCGTTCCCAGCTGGCGGGATTCCGACGACAATCCCAACCCTGCCAGTGCCAGGCTTTCTCTTCGCCCTCACTCCAATTCTACTGCCCCAGCTGATGTCCCCAT GCTAGACTATGAAGTCGCCGAGCTGACGTGGGAGAACGGCCAGCTAGCTATGCACGGCTTAGGTCCACCACGAGTGCCTGTAAAGTCCCCCACCTGTACAACCTCTGCTTCCAAGTACACTACCTGGGAAAAGCCGCGCGCTGGCGGAACCTTGGAATCCATAGTGAACCAAGCGACCCGTTTGTCTCCTCCCCACCGGAAAACATTCGACGGCGCCGCCGACCTCGTTCCGTGGTTCGACCACCAGCACCGCGCTGCCGTGTCTGCCGTCGCCTCTACTACTTTGACTATGGACGCTCTAGTGCCGTGTTCTAACAGGACCTCAGACGTTGACCAGGGGCAGGTGGTAGACGGGCTCGGCACGTGCGTGGTCGGGTGCTCTACACATGTCGGGTCCTGCAGCGGGGCGAAGGACGGAGACGCCGACGTGGTTTTAGCGGGTAAACGCGCGACGGAGGCGCGTGTCCTTGCGGAGTGGAGCAGCAGAGACCAGAGCGTCACTGGGAGGGCCACGTGTGGGATGGATAGTCAGCGTGTAACTCTTGACTCGTGTGAGATGGACCTTGGTGTTGGGATTACTTCCACATCGCCTGGCTCCCCGGAACACACCAGCTCTCCCGGCGAGCCTTGCACAAAGGCCACCACCGCCGATGACCATGACTCCGTTTGCCACAGCTCACCTCAG AGGGAGGCAGGTGATGAGGGCAAAAAGAAGAGTAATGGGAAATCCTCTGTTTCTACTAAAAGGAGTAGGGCTGCTGCCATTCATAACCAATCTGAACGt AAAAGGAgagataaaataaatcaaagaatGAAGACCCTACAGAAGCTGGTCCCCAATTCGAGTAAG ACTGATAAGGCGTCGATGCTTGATGAAGTGATTGAATATCTAAAGCAATTGCAAGCTCAAGTCCAAATGATGAACAGAATGAATATGCAACCAATGATGTTGCCAATGGCCATGCAACAACTTCCGATGTCTATGATGGCTCCACTAGGCATGGGGATGGGTATGGGCATCGGACTTGGTATGGGCATGGACATCAATACCATCAACCGCCCCAACATCGCTGGCATCTCTCCTGTTCTTCACCCTACTGCCTTCATGCCTATTGCCTCCTGGGATGGCTCCGGTGGCGACCGGTTACAAGCTGCCACCTCAGCGGCGGTAATGCCAGACCACTTGTCTGCATTCCTGGCATGCCAATCACAG CCAATGACCATGGATGCATACAGTAGGATGGCTGCCATGTATCAGCAGCAGCAGCTGCAGCAGcaccagcagcagcagcagcatcaACCTCCACCTTCTAGTTCTAAGAGCTAA